In Flavobacteriales bacterium, the following are encoded in one genomic region:
- a CDS encoding ATP-binding cassette domain-containing protein: MRSLAHLNKYFWRYRVRFLLGILFVTISNVYAILPPKIVRLAFDLMQEISVIDVHFANTPFKSYLSDTAISIWFFFGFVIVLAAVFKGIFMFLMRQTIVVMSRMIEFDLKNEIYHHYQQLSLAFFKRNNTGDLMTRITEDVTKVRMYLGPAVLYAINLSVLVVLVVYNMLSVSPKLTAYVLAPLPVLSITIYYVSRMINIRSERVQRQLSALSTFVQEGFSGIRVLKAYAKEEMWSDVFEKETEKYKDTSLELVRINALFFPTMLTLIGLSTLLTVYVGGMQSMSGEVTVGNIAEFIIYINMLTWPFAAIGWITSIVQRAAASQTRINEFLSTEPEIVNTVEQRTDVKGNITFKDVEFVYPDSGTRALNGINFEVKQGESLAILGRTGSGKSTIASLITRTYDATSGQVLIDGKPIQELNLTSVRSSIGYVPQDVFLFSESISRNIAFGDAMGTMTEEQVHQAAKQADIYDNIIEFPKGFDTHIGERGITLSGGQKQRISIARAIIRDPEILIFDDCLSAVDTETEEKILGHLKDLMKGKTTIIISHRVSSVKHADQIVMLDKGRIIERGNHQQLLDLNGAYAELYHKQLLEDDQRKTA; encoded by the coding sequence ATGCGGTCGCTGGCACATCTTAACAAGTACTTTTGGCGATACCGCGTGCGGTTTCTGCTCGGCATTCTGTTCGTTACCATCAGCAATGTTTATGCGATCCTTCCGCCCAAGATCGTGCGGTTGGCGTTCGACCTGATGCAGGAGATCAGCGTGATCGATGTCCATTTCGCCAACACGCCTTTCAAAAGTTACCTGAGCGACACGGCCATCAGCATCTGGTTCTTCTTTGGCTTTGTCATCGTTCTGGCAGCGGTTTTCAAAGGCATTTTCATGTTTCTGATGCGGCAGACCATTGTAGTGATGAGCCGTATGATCGAATTCGACCTTAAAAACGAGATCTATCATCACTACCAGCAACTGTCGCTGGCATTCTTCAAACGCAACAACACAGGCGACCTCATGACGCGCATCACTGAGGATGTGACGAAGGTTCGGATGTACCTCGGACCAGCGGTCCTGTACGCTATCAACCTGTCGGTTCTGGTTGTTCTGGTGGTGTACAATATGCTGAGCGTGAGTCCGAAGCTCACGGCATATGTGCTTGCTCCGCTGCCAGTACTTTCCATCACCATCTACTACGTAAGTAGAATGATCAACATTCGTAGCGAGCGTGTTCAGCGACAATTGAGCGCACTGAGCACGTTTGTGCAGGAAGGTTTCTCGGGCATTCGCGTTCTGAAAGCGTACGCAAAAGAGGAAATGTGGAGTGATGTATTTGAGAAGGAAACGGAAAAATACAAGGACACATCGCTTGAACTGGTGCGGATAAACGCACTCTTTTTCCCCACCATGCTGACCTTGATCGGCCTCAGTACGCTGCTGACCGTTTACGTGGGTGGTATGCAATCCATGTCGGGCGAAGTGACCGTTGGCAATATTGCCGAGTTCATCATCTACATCAATATGCTCACGTGGCCATTTGCCGCTATTGGCTGGATCACCAGCATCGTTCAGCGGGCGGCTGCCTCACAGACCCGTATCAATGAATTCTTAAGTACCGAGCCTGAAATTGTGAACACGGTGGAGCAACGCACCGATGTCAAAGGCAATATCACATTTAAGGATGTGGAGTTCGTTTATCCTGATAGCGGCACCCGTGCGCTGAATGGCATCAACTTCGAAGTGAAACAGGGAGAAAGCTTGGCCATTCTGGGAAGAACGGGAAGCGGAAAATCCACCATCGCATCGCTCATTACCCGAACCTATGATGCCACCAGCGGTCAAGTGCTTATCGATGGCAAACCCATACAGGAACTGAATCTCACCTCGGTACGGTCGAGCATTGGGTATGTGCCGCAGGATGTGTTCCTGTTCTCCGAATCCATTTCGCGCAATATTGCCTTTGGCGATGCCATGGGAACCATGACCGAAGAACAGGTTCATCAGGCCGCCAAGCAGGCCGACATTTACGACAACATCATCGAATTCCCGAAAGGATTCGATACGCACATCGGTGAGCGCGGCATTACGCTTTCGGGTGGGCAGAAGCAGCGTATTTCCATTGCCCGCGCCATTATCCGCGACCCAGAGATCCTGATCTTTGACGACTGCCTTTCGGCCGTGGACACGGAGACGGAAGAGAAGATCCTCGGTCACCTCAAAGACCTGATGAAGGGCAAGACCACCATCATCATCAGCCATCGCGTTTCCTCCGTAAAACATGCCGATCAGATCGTCATGCTCGACAAGGGACGCATCATCGAACGCGGCAATCATCAGCAACTTCTGGACCTGAACGGAGCGTACGCAGAGCTCTACCACAAGCAACTTTTAGAGGACGATCAGCGCAAGACAGCGTAA
- the yajC gene encoding preprotein translocase subunit YajC — protein sequence MLQNLLGEGGSTILMFGLMFLVFYLFMIRPQMKKTKEEKEFRSALKKGDRIVTIGGIHGKIAEVKESTITIETGDGGKLKIEKSAVSKDNSVGLQQNN from the coding sequence ATGCTTCAGAATCTATTGGGCGAGGGTGGAAGCACCATCCTCATGTTCGGACTCATGTTCCTGGTGTTTTACCTGTTCATGATCCGTCCGCAAATGAAGAAGACCAAAGAGGAAAAAGAGTTCCGTTCTGCATTGAAGAAAGGCGACCGTATTGTAACGATCGGTGGCATACACGGCAAAATTGCGGAGGTGAAAGAAAGCACGATCACCATTGAAACAGGTGATGGCGGCAAGCTCAAGATAGAGAAGTCGGCCGTGTCGAAGGACAACTCCGTAGGTCTACAGCAGAACAATTGA
- a CDS encoding DUF1573 domain-containing protein, with protein sequence MKKLAAMLFVAGVFFGCGEKPAGEGKMDTDVVSNPATAENGSGTDASVAVPAFTFEKEVHDFGTIVQGEKVAYSFKFKNTGEGDLIITDAKGSCGCTIPEWPKEPIAPGAEGKIDVVFNSEGKSGQQNKKVTITANTNPATTVLAINGMVEVPVGE encoded by the coding sequence ATGAAAAAGTTAGCAGCAATGCTTTTTGTGGCAGGTGTTTTCTTCGGTTGTGGTGAGAAACCTGCTGGTGAAGGAAAAATGGACACCGATGTGGTTTCGAACCCTGCAACGGCCGAAAACGGATCTGGAACAGATGCAAGTGTGGCGGTTCCTGCTTTCACGTTTGAGAAAGAGGTGCACGATTTCGGAACCATCGTTCAGGGAGAGAAAGTGGCCTATTCGTTCAAATTCAAGAACACAGGCGAAGGCGACCTGATCATTACCGATGCCAAAGGAAGTTGCGGTTGCACCATCCCAGAATGGCCGAAAGAGCCGATCGCTCCAGGTGCGGAAGGCAAGATCGATGTGGTCTTCAACAGCGAAGGAAAATCTGGTCAGCAGAACAAGAAGGTGACCATTACTGCAAATACGAATCCAGCCACTACGGTACTTGCCATCAACGGAATGGTGGAAGTTCCAGTAGGCGAATAA
- a CDS encoding threonylcarbamoyl-AMP synthase, whose protein sequence is MLLRIYPENPNPKAIKEVVDCLRQGGVIIYPTDTVYGIGCDINNRKAVEKICQIRNIKPEKAQFSFICHDLSHISEFCTQIDNSTFKLMKRLLPGPYTFILNATNKVPKLFQSKKRTVGIRIPDNNIPLEIVRVLGNPIMTASVHDEDKIIEYTTDPSLIHERFENKVDIVIDGGFGGIEGSTVLNCADGDVEVIREGKGSIEELY, encoded by the coding sequence ATGCTGCTCCGAATTTACCCAGAGAATCCGAACCCGAAAGCCATTAAGGAAGTGGTGGATTGTCTGCGCCAAGGCGGAGTGATCATCTACCCCACCGACACGGTTTACGGCATCGGTTGCGACATCAACAACCGCAAGGCCGTAGAGAAGATCTGCCAAATTCGGAACATCAAACCCGAAAAGGCGCAGTTCTCATTCATCTGCCACGATCTAAGCCACATCTCCGAGTTCTGCACACAGATTGACAATTCAACTTTCAAGTTGATGAAGCGACTCTTGCCTGGACCTTACACCTTCATTTTGAATGCCACGAACAAGGTTCCGAAGTTGTTCCAGAGCAAAAAGCGAACGGTGGGTATTCGAATTCCAGACAACAATATTCCGCTTGAAATTGTGCGTGTATTGGGCAACCCGATCATGACCGCTTCGGTGCATGACGAGGACAAGATCATTGAATACACCACCGACCCATCGCTCATCCACGAGCGATTTGAAAATAAAGTGGACATCGTGATCGATGGTGGATTCGGTGGCATTGAAGGTTCAACGGTGCTGAACTGTGCCGATGGTGATGTGGAAGTGATCCGCGAAGGCAAAGGTTCCATCGAAGAACTTTACTGA
- a CDS encoding T9SS type A sorting domain-containing protein, which produces MLRSSIVIFCLFAAATATAQDMLFDDIHQNDGAVFVKTVNGEETLVDASGTPVPLNDVYRMELEERIERGFTTAVNGGLSNASRSADPTLVFNLTFLDQVNGTGKGFDDPVLGQQRRAVLEAAFSYYAATIENIGVCDVEIRESFSGNPNSNPFAYSAAYYFGSKGFNQPFTQAHIVNGSDPYDAYPDAYMQFNFNSGLNYNYDRNAQPSAQQYDFYTVVMHEIMHILGFSSYSTASGESAASPQVFTSFDEYLKDYTKAALFEVSGSGSSTVVNEPDNATLTNNQVWFELYSGVFAPVFSPNPFNASSIDHFDNSRSDHGGYVMHPTLSKGDAFKLLQEDEVRVLEILGYTVNYSIATAIEDGFSSDAPLKVTSGLYPNPAYTSDPVRIDIGDVKGDQILVIVYDMLGKQSYSKVILNSGPGPVTAIDPYQNLAPGMYIVIGSTKDELFNEKLVIR; this is translated from the coding sequence ATGCTCCGAAGTTCCATTGTCATATTCTGTCTTTTTGCCGCAGCAACTGCAACGGCACAGGACATGCTCTTTGACGATATTCATCAGAATGATGGGGCGGTTTTCGTGAAAACCGTGAACGGTGAAGAAACACTGGTAGATGCAAGCGGAACACCTGTTCCTCTGAACGATGTCTATCGCATGGAGCTGGAAGAACGAATCGAAAGAGGGTTCACAACGGCCGTTAACGGTGGTCTATCAAATGCTTCGCGATCGGCCGACCCAACGCTGGTTTTCAACCTGACGTTTCTCGATCAAGTGAACGGAACAGGAAAAGGTTTTGACGACCCCGTATTGGGTCAACAGCGCAGAGCGGTGCTTGAAGCAGCTTTCTCCTACTATGCGGCAACGATCGAAAATATCGGGGTTTGCGATGTAGAGATCCGCGAGTCATTTTCAGGAAACCCCAACAGCAATCCGTTCGCGTACTCGGCCGCCTATTATTTTGGTTCCAAAGGCTTCAATCAACCGTTCACGCAAGCACACATTGTAAATGGCAGCGACCCGTACGATGCTTATCCCGATGCCTACATGCAGTTCAATTTCAACTCTGGATTGAACTACAATTACGATCGCAACGCCCAGCCGTCAGCGCAGCAATACGATTTTTACACGGTTGTGATGCATGAGATCATGCACATTCTCGGCTTTTCGAGTTACTCCACAGCTTCTGGAGAATCTGCTGCTTCTCCGCAGGTCTTTACTTCATTCGATGAGTATTTGAAAGATTACACCAAGGCTGCGCTGTTCGAGGTCTCTGGTTCAGGTTCGAGCACCGTGGTGAACGAACCCGACAACGCAACGCTCACCAATAATCAGGTTTGGTTCGAACTTTATTCTGGGGTATTTGCCCCCGTGTTCTCACCCAATCCGTTCAATGCGTCCAGCATCGACCATTTTGACAATTCGCGTTCGGATCATGGTGGTTATGTGATGCACCCAACGCTCTCCAAAGGCGATGCCTTCAAATTGCTGCAGGAAGATGAGGTGCGCGTACTGGAAATACTTGGATACACGGTAAACTACAGCATTGCCACCGCCATTGAGGACGGTTTTTCTTCGGATGCCCCGCTCAAAGTGACATCAGGGCTTTATCCGAATCCTGCATATACTTCCGATCCAGTACGGATCGACATAGGAGATGTGAAGGGAGATCAGATACTTGTGATCGTTTACGACATGCTGGGCAAGCAGTCTTATTCGAAAGTGATCTTGAATTCAGGTCCTGGACCAGTTACGGCAATCGACCCTTACCAGAACCTCGCACCTGGAATGTACATCGTGATCGGTTCTACAAAGGATGAGCTCTTCAATGAGAAGTTGGTGATCCGTTGA
- a CDS encoding glycosyltransferase, which yields MLISVVIPLYNEHESLPELTRWIDDVMQKHNFQYEVVYVDDGSTDGSWKVIEDLKNQYSQIRALRFRRNYGKSAGLNRGFDAAKGDIVITMDADLQDSPEEIPELVRMITEDGFDLVSGWKKKRYDPITKTVPTKLYNWAARKMSGIYLHDFNCGLKAYRQDVVKSIEVYGEMHRYIPILAKWAGFTKIGEKVVQHQERKFGVTKFGLERFINGPLDLLVITFMSRFGKRPMHFFGVYGVLMFVLGGVVSAWLIVEKVLAIMHGTKVREVTDQPLFYLAILAMIIGTQLFMAGFLAEMISRSSHDRNNYQIAETID from the coding sequence GTGCTCATTTCTGTAGTCATTCCGCTGTACAACGAGCACGAATCGCTGCCTGAACTGACCAGGTGGATCGATGACGTGATGCAGAAGCACAACTTCCAGTATGAGGTTGTGTATGTGGATGATGGTAGCACGGACGGTTCGTGGAAAGTGATCGAAGACCTGAAGAATCAGTATTCACAGATTCGTGCTTTGCGCTTTCGAAGAAATTATGGCAAATCCGCAGGGTTGAACCGAGGTTTCGATGCTGCCAAAGGCGATATTGTCATTACCATGGATGCCGATCTTCAGGACAGTCCAGAGGAGATTCCAGAGTTGGTTCGGATGATCACGGAGGATGGTTTCGACCTTGTTTCGGGTTGGAAGAAGAAGCGCTACGATCCCATTACCAAAACCGTTCCCACCAAACTTTACAATTGGGCGGCAAGAAAAATGTCAGGTATCTATTTGCACGATTTCAACTGCGGACTGAAAGCCTATAGGCAGGATGTGGTCAAAAGCATTGAAGTGTATGGCGAGATGCACCGCTATATTCCCATTCTGGCCAAGTGGGCAGGTTTCACCAAGATTGGCGAGAAGGTGGTACAGCATCAGGAACGCAAATTCGGGGTGACAAAATTCGGGTTGGAGCGCTTCATAAATGGCCCATTGGACCTGTTGGTCATCACCTTCATGAGCCGTTTCGGTAAGCGACCGATGCACTTTTTCGGGGTTTACGGAGTGCTGATGTTCGTGCTTGGTGGTGTGGTGAGTGCTTGGCTGATCGTTGAGAAAGTGTTGGCCATCATGCACGGTACCAAAGTGCGCGAAGTGACGGACCAACCGTTGTTCTATCTTGCCATTCTGGCCATGATCATCGGTACACAATTGTTCATGGCGGGTTTTTTGGCCGAGATGATCTCGCGGTCATCGCACGATCGTAATAATTATCAGATCGCTGAAACGATAGACTGA
- a CDS encoding dephospho-CoA kinase, with translation MKVVGITGGIGSGKTTACKVFEQLGVPVYYADNRAKELMVNDKVLKDRIVAAFGDEAYINGRLNRAYLAAQVFNSKEKLSVLNGIVHPAVADDFDQWLEQQTSDYVLKEAAILFESGAYQDVDISVLVIAPEQLRIERVMARDGASEEDALRRMKNQWTQERKAKLADHILNNDGSELLIPQVLELHRKFSSK, from the coding sequence ATGAAAGTTGTAGGGATAACAGGTGGTATTGGAAGTGGGAAAACAACGGCCTGCAAAGTGTTTGAGCAGTTGGGCGTGCCTGTCTATTACGCAGACAACCGCGCCAAGGAGTTGATGGTGAATGATAAAGTGCTGAAAGATCGCATCGTTGCGGCTTTCGGAGATGAAGCCTACATCAACGGAAGGTTGAACCGTGCTTATCTGGCGGCTCAGGTCTTCAATTCCAAGGAGAAACTTTCGGTGTTGAATGGAATCGTTCATCCTGCGGTGGCAGACGATTTCGATCAATGGTTGGAGCAGCAGACCTCTGATTATGTGCTGAAGGAAGCGGCCATTCTCTTTGAGAGTGGAGCGTATCAGGATGTGGATATTTCTGTGTTGGTCATCGCTCCCGAACAGCTTCGCATCGAGCGCGTAATGGCGCGCGATGGAGCTTCGGAAGAAGATGCGTTGCGAAGAATGAAGAACCAATGGACGCAGGAGCGCAAGGCGAAATTGGCCGATCACATTCTCAATAACGATGGTTCTGAACTGTTGATACCGCAGGTGTTGGAGTTGCACAGGAAATTCAGTTCGAAATGA
- the fsa gene encoding fructose-6-phosphate aldolase codes for MKFFIDTANLDQIKEAQDLGVLDGVTTNPSLMAKEGIHGDARVTQHYIDICNIVDGDVSAEVISTDFEGMVKEGEALAKLHPQIVVKVPMIKDGIKAIKYFTDKGIKTNCTLVFSAGQALLAAKAGATYVSPFLGRLDDNSTDGMELISQIRLIYDNYMFDTQILAASIRHTMHIVKCAEAGADVATCPLNAILGLLNHPLTDIGLAKFLADYAANK; via the coding sequence ATGAAATTTTTCATCGACACCGCAAACCTCGACCAGATAAAAGAAGCACAGGACCTTGGTGTTCTGGATGGCGTAACCACCAATCCATCGCTGATGGCCAAAGAGGGCATTCATGGCGATGCGCGCGTTACGCAGCATTACATCGACATCTGCAATATTGTGGATGGTGACGTAAGTGCCGAGGTCATTTCCACGGACTTTGAAGGAATGGTGAAGGAAGGTGAAGCGTTGGCGAAACTTCATCCACAGATCGTGGTGAAGGTGCCGATGATCAAAGACGGCATCAAGGCCATCAAGTATTTCACCGACAAGGGAATAAAGACCAATTGCACGTTGGTTTTCAGCGCTGGGCAGGCACTTCTGGCCGCCAAGGCCGGAGCAACTTACGTGTCGCCATTTTTGGGAAGATTGGACGACAACAGCACAGACGGAATGGAGCTGATCTCGCAGATCCGATTGATCTACGACAACTACATGTTCGATACACAGATACTTGCAGCCAGCATCCGCCACACCATGCATATTGTAAAGTGTGCCGAGGCGGGTGCCGATGTGGCCACGTGTCCATTGAATGCCATTCTCGGACTTCTGAATCACCCATTGACTGACATCGGTCTTGCCAAGTTCTTGGCCGACTATGCTGCGAACAAGTAA
- the nusB gene encoding transcription antitermination factor NusB, which yields MLSRRHLRVKVMQALFAYQRSEGAELAVGEKLLKQSLEKIYDLYIHHLSLLVEVHTFAAKQIEEGKNKLMPSHEDLNPNMRFVQNRVLLQLKDNPQLEKQISARKINWADQLELIRRIFSAFKASDDFQQYMNGPEPTYKDERRIVYRLYEDFLLPNEHLQSIFEEKSIFWINDFEQVSGMVTRTIGDFKKDVDFGGTLIPLYKDEEEDRQFVLDLFRKTATHSGEFQKMVEEKLVNWDMDRIATTDILLMKMAVCEFMYMKSIPTKVTMNEYIEISKEYSTPKSNVFINGILDKLLADLKASGKVKKIGKGLIGG from the coding sequence ATGTTGAGCAGACGACATTTGAGGGTGAAAGTAATGCAGGCGTTGTTCGCCTATCAGCGTTCGGAGGGCGCGGAATTGGCCGTAGGCGAGAAGTTGCTGAAGCAAAGCTTGGAAAAGATCTACGACCTCTACATCCACCATCTTTCACTTCTTGTAGAGGTTCACACCTTCGCTGCAAAGCAGATAGAAGAAGGTAAGAACAAGCTGATGCCTTCTCATGAAGACCTCAACCCGAACATGCGTTTCGTGCAGAACCGTGTGCTGCTACAACTCAAAGACAATCCACAGCTCGAAAAGCAGATAAGTGCCCGCAAGATCAATTGGGCTGATCAACTCGAACTCATCCGCAGAATTTTCTCCGCTTTCAAAGCATCGGACGACTTTCAGCAGTACATGAATGGCCCTGAGCCTACCTACAAGGACGAGCGCAGAATTGTTTATCGTCTGTATGAGGATTTCCTGCTGCCGAACGAACATCTGCAATCCATCTTTGAGGAGAAGAGCATTTTCTGGATCAACGACTTTGAGCAGGTGAGCGGTATGGTCACGCGCACCATTGGCGATTTCAAAAAGGATGTCGATTTCGGTGGAACGCTCATCCCACTTTATAAGGATGAAGAAGAGGACAGGCAGTTTGTGCTTGATCTTTTCAGAAAAACGGCCACGCACAGCGGTGAGTTTCAGAAAATGGTGGAGGAGAAATTGGTGAACTGGGACATGGACCGCATTGCCACCACCGACATTCTATTGATGAAAATGGCCGTGTGCGAGTTCATGTACATGAAGTCGATTCCGACCAAGGTGACCATGAACGAGTACATCGAGATATCGAAGGAATACAGCACGCCAAAGAGCAATGTGTTCATCAACGGGATTCTCGACAAACTGCTTGCCGACCTCAAGGCAAGTGGAAAAGTGAAGAAGATCGGCAAGGGATTGATCGGTGGATGA
- a CDS encoding DUF4199 family protein yields the protein MLIGTWNTAHCTIFATTSKFATMKNLMNWGGILGLALIAYSLGLYLVGMNESQPAQWFSYAIIATFIFLGTRAKREKNNGLISYGQGLGTGVGIAFFGSILVAFYTFVFFKFIDADMFEQLILRAEDQLYEKGMPDDQVEMAMQYTRKFMSPVPMAAMVVLSYTFMGFIISLITAAIIKKEGDPFGSSDTIDSDVN from the coding sequence ATGTTGATCGGAACATGGAACACCGCCCATTGCACTATATTTGCCACAACCTCAAAATTTGCAACTATGAAAAATCTAATGAACTGGGGAGGGATTCTTGGCTTGGCTTTGATCGCCTACTCACTTGGACTCTACTTGGTTGGGATGAACGAGTCTCAACCTGCTCAATGGTTCAGCTACGCAATTATTGCAACATTCATTTTTCTTGGAACAAGGGCAAAACGAGAAAAGAACAATGGACTCATCAGCTATGGTCAAGGCTTGGGAACAGGTGTTGGCATCGCATTCTTCGGAAGCATTCTGGTTGCCTTCTACACGTTTGTGTTTTTCAAGTTCATTGATGCCGATATGTTCGAGCAACTGATTCTTCGTGCAGAAGATCAGCTATATGAAAAGGGAATGCCAGACGACCAGGTGGAAATGGCGATGCAGTACACACGAAAGTTCATGTCGCCTGTTCCTATGGCTGCCATGGTCGTTCTCAGCTACACATTTATGGGCTTCATTATTTCGTTGATCACCGCGGCCATTATTAAGAAGGAAGGTGATCCGTTTGGTTCTTCCGATACTATCGATTCTGACGTTAACTGA
- a CDS encoding NAD(P)H-hydrate dehydratase — MKILTAEQIRALDRFTIENEPVSSFDLMERAAISVLNAFPKGKDWDLRPVFYFCGKGNNGGDGLAMARIQSEREEREITVVVLEHMEQGSVDFGKNLYHLQGEETVAIIHIDVAEELPEIPEDAIVVDAILGSGLSRPLDGFLADVVQRLNQLENFKLSIDMPTGLFSEDNTKNDLTKVFRADLTVTFHCPKLSLMLPDSGVFAGEIQVQDIGLLEEQMQADGPFRYVVAEDLRPIIKKRAKFSHKGTYGHALLLAGSRGKMGAAQLAAAAAMRAGAGLVTAHVPACGLDILQLGIREAMCSVDANEHFITEFPKLEPFSTIAIGPGIGTEKDTANALKRLIQDAKVPLLIDADALNVLSENKTWLSFLPKNTILTPHPKEFERLAGTWKTGYERLQLQMEFSRKYGVIVVLKGAHTSTSTPAGQVFFNSNGNPGMATAGSGDVLTGVILGLLSQGYSPEVAAVFGVHLHAQAGDAAAFLYSENAVMASDMVHHLGNAFRDIAQDDDWDVPFLSFDEE; from the coding sequence ATGAAAATTCTTACCGCAGAGCAGATACGTGCATTGGATCGTTTCACCATCGAAAACGAGCCCGTTTCCTCGTTCGATCTGATGGAACGCGCGGCCATTTCGGTGTTGAATGCGTTTCCCAAGGGTAAGGATTGGGATCTGCGCCCCGTATTCTATTTCTGCGGGAAGGGCAACAATGGTGGCGATGGATTGGCCATGGCGCGCATTCAATCCGAGCGGGAAGAGCGGGAGATAACCGTGGTTGTGCTGGAACACATGGAGCAAGGTTCGGTCGATTTCGGCAAGAACCTGTATCACCTGCAAGGTGAGGAAACGGTAGCGATCATTCATATTGATGTGGCAGAGGAGCTGCCCGAAATTCCAGAAGATGCCATTGTGGTGGATGCCATTCTTGGTTCTGGTCTTTCGCGTCCGCTGGATGGTTTTCTGGCTGATGTCGTGCAGCGTTTGAATCAACTCGAAAACTTCAAGTTGAGCATTGACATGCCAACGGGTCTTTTCAGCGAGGATAACACGAAGAACGACCTTACGAAGGTCTTTCGGGCAGACCTCACGGTCACGTTCCATTGTCCGAAACTGAGTTTGATGTTACCAGATTCAGGTGTATTCGCTGGCGAAATACAAGTGCAGGATATCGGACTGTTGGAAGAACAGATGCAGGCCGATGGTCCGTTCCGATACGTGGTGGCAGAAGATCTTCGTCCCATCATTAAGAAGCGCGCGAAATTCTCGCACAAAGGAACCTACGGGCATGCATTGCTTTTGGCTGGTTCGCGTGGAAAAATGGGTGCGGCCCAGTTGGCCGCGGCAGCCGCCATGCGTGCGGGTGCAGGATTGGTAACCGCGCACGTTCCTGCATGTGGTTTGGACATTCTGCAACTCGGCATTAGAGAAGCGATGTGTTCGGTGGATGCGAACGAGCATTTCATTACCGAATTCCCGAAACTCGAACCGTTCAGCACCATTGCCATCGGCCCAGGAATCGGAACGGAGAAAGACACTGCCAATGCGCTGAAACGATTGATTCAGGATGCGAAGGTTCCGCTTTTGATCGATGCTGATGCATTGAACGTTCTTTCTGAGAATAAAACGTGGCTTTCCTTCTTGCCCAAGAACACCATCCTTACCCCGCATCCGAAGGAATTTGAACGCTTGGCTGGCACTTGGAAAACAGGTTACGAGCGCTTGCAACTGCAAATGGAATTCTCCAGAAAGTATGGGGTTATCGTTGTGCTGAAAGGAGCGCACACCTCAACCAGCACACCAGCGGGTCAGGTGTTTTTCAATTCAAACGGAAATCCTGGAATGGCCACGGCAGGAAGTGGCGATGTGCTTACGGGAGTTATTCTCGGACTGCTGTCGCAGGGCTATTCGCCAGAGGTTGCGGCCGTGTTCGGGGTTCATCTGCATGCGCAAGCTGGCGATGCGGCCGCCTTTCTCTATTCCGAAAATGCGGTCATGGCAAGCGACATGGTCCATCATCTGGGAAATGCGTTCAGAGATATTGCACAGGATGATGATTGGGATGTTCCGTTCCTGAGTTTTGATGAGGAGTGA